Sequence from the Acidobacteriota bacterium genome:
GCAGCTCGACCTGGAGGGCGAGGCGCGTAGCAACGGCCGCTTTCGTGCCAACCTCGAGCACCAGGCGGTGTGCCTGCCGAAAGTGATCGCGCCGTGGTCGAACCGACGAGCTTTGACCATGGAGTATCTCCCGGACCTCGAGCGCCTCGACCGCTCGTCTCTCGATCGATCCGCCCTCGAAGAGGCGACCCTCACCGGCCTTCGGACCCTCTTCCGCATGATCTTCATCGATGGTTTCGTGCATGCGGATCTCCATCCCGGCAACGTCTTCTTTCGCCACCGGGGTGAGGTGGTTCTGGTCGACACCGGGCTGGTCGCGCTCTTGCCCGACCCCGATCGGCGCGAGTTCAAGACCTTCTTCTCCGGCATGGTCGCCAACGACGGTCGGCGCTGCGCCGCGGTGGTGGAGCGAATGGCGGTCTTCAAGGGCCCGGCCTTCGATTCGCAACGGTTTACGCAAGCCATGGTGGCCTTGATCGCGCATCACTCACGGCTGGTGACCGACGACTTCGAGGTCGCCGCCTTCGTCGCCCAGCTCTTCGAGCTCCAGCGTCGTCACGATCTGCGGGGCTCGACGGCCTTCACCATGACGATTCTGTCGCTGGCGGTGTACGAAGGCATCGTCAAGCAAACTCACCCAACCCTCGATTTTCAGCGTCAGGCGATGGCCTTTCTGGTGCGCCATCGGTTGAACCGCGATCCATGAGACCGCGGGCCCGCGGCGCTAGTCTTGGCCGCTGCGAGACCAGAGCCCGTCTTCGCGTTGCCAGTCGTAGCGTGCGGCTCCGTCGCGCTCCTGAATCGTCACCTCGAGCACTTCGAGCTTCTCGGGATCGGTTCCGCGAAGAAACACGTCGACGATGAAGGGTGATCCGGACTCGTCGGTCATGTGGGCACTGGCGAAGTAGGTGGTGGATTCGGTCAGCCCGAAACGTTCCTGGTCGAGGGATTTGAAGCTCAGGCGCAGCGACTCGTTGGCGACGGCGTCGTAGACCCAGAAGCTGCCGTGCTTGGCGCTCTGGGTCTCGATGTGCTTGCGCACCGCCGCGGCGCCTTCCTCGGCGGAGAGGCCGGCGTCGCTTGCCGCGGCACCGGCGATGGCAGTCATCGCGACGAGGATAGAGGTCAAGACGATCCGGACGGAGGGCGCGAACTTCGGGCTCATGGGGTGCTCCTTTCGGGAAGTGGCGAGCGCGAGGGAAGCTCACCGATCGAGTGCATCAATGGCTCGCGGCACAGCCGATCCGGCGAGCCGGCGCGGGAAATAACATCTGATAGAATTTGAATATGTCGATTAAAGAAGGAGTGGGATTTTCTCAGCAGGTTGATCGCCACCGCGACGAGTTGCTGGCGCAATTTCATCGCCAGGGATATCTGGTGTTGCGCAACGTGCTCGATGCCGATCAGATCGAGGTTTTGAAGCAGGGTGTGCTCGCCGCCTTCGACGAGCCCGACGACGGCTATGGCTCGATCATCCGGGTTCAGATGTTCGAGCGCGATCCGATCTTCGAGGACATGGTGGACTTCCCGGGGGTGATCGATCTCTTGGAGGCGATCCTCGGCACCAACTGCCACCTCTGTGCTCAGGCCGCGGCCAAGACCAGTCCCGGAAATACCATCGGCGAGTGGCACGTGGACGACGATGTGCGCTTCCCGCTGCCGTCGGGCTACGAGCTGCCGCCTGAGATTCCGATGCCCTGCACCGGAGTCCACCTGATCTATTACCTGGTCGACGTGCCGCTGGAGCTGGGGCCGACGCAACTGGTTCCGGGCAGTCATCGCTCCGGGTTCGAGCCCGCGCCCTACGAAGAGCCGAGCTACAAAGGCCAGGGTCCGGTTTCGGCCGTCGGGCGTGCCGGCGACC
This genomic interval carries:
- a CDS encoding AarF/UbiB family protein, which translates into the protein MRAAEVAGLLAWHSLRCGGRLLAARRPFRGRSAATPSARLIGRTLVELCEGLGAAFVKIGQVASARPDLLSADLVRELRRLQDEVAPIPAHRIPALLQNAFERDPSEIFADFDLRPVGSASLAQVHRATLREPVDGVREVAVKLLRPKVEWQIRSDLRLLGLMVRAIDWLPPLRPLPLREAVAEVGAAVEQQLDLEGEARSNGRFRANLEHQAVCLPKVIAPWSNRRALTMEYLPDLERLDRSSLDRSALEEATLTGLRTLFRMIFIDGFVHADLHPGNVFFRHRGEVVLVDTGLVALLPDPDRREFKTFFSGMVANDGRRCAAVVERMAVFKGPAFDSQRFTQAMVALIAHHSRLVTDDFEVAAFVAQLFELQRRHDLRGSTAFTMTILSLAVYEGIVKQTHPTLDFQRQAMAFLVRHRLNRDP
- a CDS encoding phytanoyl-CoA dioxygenase family protein — protein: MSIKEGVGFSQQVDRHRDELLAQFHRQGYLVLRNVLDADQIEVLKQGVLAAFDEPDDGYGSIIRVQMFERDPIFEDMVDFPGVIDLLEAILGTNCHLCAQAAAKTSPGNTIGEWHVDDDVRFPLPSGYELPPEIPMPCTGVHLIYYLVDVPLELGPTQLVPGSHRSGFEPAPYEEPSYKGQGPVSAVGRAGDLVFYHHAVWHRGGPNSAGTRVTLHAAYGSRFIAQRFYPFMNYRLPTEILERSSPRRRRLYGLHPRGDD